A genome region from Arachis duranensis cultivar V14167 chromosome 8, aradu.V14167.gnm2.J7QH, whole genome shotgun sequence includes the following:
- the LOC107460276 gene encoding uncharacterized protein LOC107460276: MTGLPGNGDSVTLDMLKEKMAQFAKERDWDQFHSPRNLLLALVGEVGELSEIFQWKGEVPKGLPDWKEEEKVHLGEELSDVLLYLVRLSDICGIDLGNAALRKVQLNAIKYPAKDEGCSTKQIHGTSTEAD, translated from the exons ATGACTGGGCTTCCTGGAAATGGTGATTCTGTTACCCTTGACATGCTTAAAGAGAAAATGGCTCAGTTTGCTAAGGAGAGGGACTGGGACCAGTTTCATAGTCCAAGGAACCTTCTTTTGGCTTTG GTGGGTGAGGTTGGAGAATTGTCTGAGATATTTCAGTGGAAGGGTGAGGTTCCAAAGGGACTTCCAGATtggaaagaagaggaaaaggtaCACCTTGGTGAAGAGCTTTCAGATGTATTGCTTTATCTTGTGAGGCTCTCTGACATATGTGGTATTGATCTTGGAAACGCTGCACTGAGAAAGGTTCAACTCAATGCCATAAAGTACCCAGCAAAAGATGAGGGTTGTTCAACCAAGCAGATTCATGGCACTAGCACtgaagctgattga